One Novosphingobium sp. EMRT-2 DNA segment encodes these proteins:
- a CDS encoding carbonic anhydrase yields MSDDSSPELDKLIAGYRRFRDHGWTPRLERWQQLSEGQEPRVMIIACSDSRVDPAQIFDTDPGEMFVVRNVAAMVPPFETSPGHHGVSAALEFAVQVLKVKEVVVMGHGMCGGCKAALTQELRGTEPGEGGFIADWIALLDEAREPVAEAHGTTGRTAERAMEQAGVKASLKNLRTFPCIQRKEARGELILRGAFFAISDGVLHLLDEASGDFHPVG; encoded by the coding sequence ATGTCAGACGATTCATCGCCAGAGCTGGACAAGCTCATCGCCGGCTATCGCCGTTTCCGTGACCATGGATGGACGCCTCGCCTCGAACGCTGGCAGCAGCTGAGCGAAGGGCAGGAGCCGCGCGTGATGATCATCGCCTGCTCCGACAGCCGCGTCGATCCCGCGCAGATCTTCGATACGGACCCCGGCGAGATGTTCGTGGTGCGCAACGTGGCGGCGATGGTGCCGCCGTTCGAAACTTCCCCGGGCCATCACGGCGTGTCCGCCGCGCTGGAATTCGCGGTGCAGGTACTGAAGGTAAAGGAAGTCGTGGTCATGGGCCACGGCATGTGCGGCGGCTGCAAGGCCGCGCTGACGCAGGAACTGCGCGGAACAGAACCGGGCGAAGGCGGCTTCATCGCCGACTGGATCGCCCTGCTGGACGAGGCGCGCGAGCCCGTGGCCGAGGCGCACGGCACGACCGGGCGCACGGCCGAGCGTGCGATGGAGCAGGCCGGCGTCAAGGCCAGCCTCAAGAATCTGCGCACCTTCCCGTGCATCCAGCGCAAGGAGGCCAGGGGCGAACTCATCCTGCGCGGCGCCTTCTTCGCGATTTCAGACGGCGTTCTTCACCTGCTGGATGAAGCCAGCGGCGATTTCCATCCCGTCGGGTAA
- a CDS encoding lipopolysaccharide assembly protein LapB: protein MMRVSFGKFAKGGAARMALATALATGLVAGGATLGATAAIAKEKEAAKGGAFSKEFIAVAGPLQKVLGDAAAAKAKGTSDADIKTQLAGAPAQLAAAEAAIKNPTDRMTAGQFAVNLGGMLGDIGMRERGIKNMLDSGLVPADKVSEYQFYLGNFAYTQKDWPVAVDALTKVVQANYSEDTAAELLADAYVQQGKPAEGLQALKLAVDTRKAAGGTVPADWFKRANLIAYKAKLGPQAIEWSTMMVENDPSPINWLGAGQLTREFGTFTNQESLDLGRLMMRSGAFQSDPKYLEREYVEYIEAADPRRLPGEVLKVAEAGVAAGVLRANDQFVADAISQAKGRIAADKASLPGLERDARAGADGKGALATADAYLSYGDAAKAEDLYKLAIQKGNIDKDRALTRLGIAQCDEGKYEEAKATFAQITGAVRAPLAKLWTVYATTKAAK, encoded by the coding sequence ATGATGCGGGTTTCTTTCGGGAAGTTTGCCAAGGGTGGTGCAGCCCGCATGGCGCTGGCGACCGCGCTGGCGACCGGCCTTGTCGCGGGCGGAGCGACGCTGGGCGCGACGGCCGCCATCGCCAAGGAAAAGGAAGCGGCCAAGGGCGGCGCCTTCTCCAAGGAATTCATCGCCGTTGCCGGGCCGCTGCAGAAGGTTCTGGGCGATGCCGCCGCCGCCAAGGCGAAGGGTACTTCTGACGCCGATATCAAGACGCAGCTTGCTGGCGCTCCGGCGCAGCTGGCAGCCGCCGAAGCCGCGATCAAGAACCCCACCGACCGGATGACGGCAGGCCAGTTCGCCGTGAACCTCGGCGGCATGCTGGGCGACATCGGGATGCGCGAACGCGGCATCAAGAACATGCTCGACAGCGGACTGGTGCCCGCCGACAAGGTCAGCGAGTACCAGTTCTATCTGGGCAACTTCGCCTATACGCAGAAGGACTGGCCGGTCGCGGTCGATGCGCTGACCAAGGTCGTGCAGGCGAACTACAGCGAGGACACGGCGGCCGAACTTCTGGCGGATGCCTACGTTCAGCAGGGCAAGCCGGCAGAAGGCCTCCAGGCGCTCAAGCTTGCCGTTGACACGCGCAAGGCTGCCGGTGGCACCGTTCCCGCCGACTGGTTCAAGCGCGCCAACCTGATCGCCTACAAGGCGAAGCTGGGGCCGCAGGCCATCGAATGGTCAACGATGATGGTCGAGAACGATCCCTCGCCGATCAACTGGCTGGGCGCCGGCCAGCTGACCCGCGAATTCGGTACGTTCACCAATCAGGAATCGCTCGATCTGGGCCGCCTGATGATGCGTTCGGGGGCGTTCCAGAGCGATCCCAAGTATCTCGAACGCGAATACGTCGAATATATCGAGGCCGCTGACCCGCGTCGTCTGCCGGGCGAAGTTCTGAAGGTGGCGGAAGCCGGCGTCGCCGCCGGCGTGCTGCGCGCGAACGACCAGTTCGTGGCGGATGCGATCTCGCAGGCCAAGGGCCGCATCGCGGCGGACAAGGCCTCGCTGCCCGGCCTGGAGCGCGATGCCCGCGCCGGCGCCGATGGCAAGGGTGCGCTGGCAACGGCCGACGCCTACCTGTCCTATGGCGATGCCGCCAAGGCCGAGGATCTCTACAAGCTGGCGATCCAGAAGGGCAACATCGACAAGGATCGCGCGCTGACCCGCCTGGGCATCGCCCAGTGCGATGAAGGCAAGTACGAGGAAGCCAAGGCCACCTTCGCCCAGATCACCGGTGCCGTCCGCGCACCGCTGGCCAAGCTGTGGACGGTTTACGCGACCACCAAGGCCGCCAAGTAA